In Jatrophihabitans sp., a single window of DNA contains:
- the dapD gene encoding 2,3,4,5-tetrahydropyridine-2,6-dicarboxylate N-succinyltransferase, whose amino-acid sequence MTPSSESQLSDPSDTGLAHGFGLASIAADGAVLDVYYPSPALGPAAPDAVAPAELSALTGVDELRGVRTEVLSRVLELAAEPVDAADVYLRLHLLSHRLVAPHGVNLSGVFGVLNNVVWTNHGPCAVAGFEQVRTRLRARGPVTVYGVDKFPRMVDYVVPAGVRIADADRVRLGAHLAAGTTVMHEGFVNYNAGTLGASMVEGRISAGVVVGDGSDVGGGASIMGTLSGGGKEVVSVGRRCLIGANAGIGISLGDDCVVAAGTYVTAGSKVVLPDGTVRKAAELSGQAGLQFWQNTVTGALEVRQRTGAGVALNTDLHAN is encoded by the coding sequence GTGACCCCCAGCTCTGAGAGCCAGCTCAGCGACCCCTCCGACACCGGCCTCGCCCACGGCTTCGGCCTGGCCAGCATCGCCGCCGACGGCGCCGTCCTCGACGTCTACTACCCCAGCCCGGCCCTCGGGCCTGCGGCGCCTGACGCAGTCGCCCCCGCCGAGCTGTCGGCGTTGACCGGGGTCGACGAGCTGCGCGGGGTGCGGACGGAGGTGCTGTCCAGGGTGCTGGAACTGGCGGCCGAGCCGGTTGACGCGGCCGACGTCTACCTGCGCCTGCACCTGCTCTCGCACCGCCTGGTCGCCCCCCACGGGGTGAACCTCAGCGGTGTCTTCGGGGTGCTGAACAACGTGGTGTGGACCAACCACGGGCCGTGCGCGGTCGCCGGCTTCGAGCAGGTGCGGACCAGGCTGCGCGCCCGCGGCCCGGTCACCGTCTACGGCGTCGACAAGTTCCCGCGGATGGTGGACTACGTCGTGCCCGCCGGAGTGCGGATCGCCGACGCCGACCGGGTGCGCCTGGGCGCGCACCTGGCCGCCGGCACCACCGTGATGCACGAAGGCTTCGTCAACTACAACGCCGGCACGCTCGGCGCCTCGATGGTCGAAGGCCGGATCTCGGCCGGGGTGGTCGTCGGGGACGGCTCGGACGTCGGCGGCGGCGCCTCGATCATGGGCACCCTGTCCGGCGGCGGCAAGGAGGTGGTCTCGGTCGGCCGGCGCTGCCTGATCGGGGCCAACGCCGGCATCGGGATCTCCCTGGGCGACGACTGCGTGGTGGCCGCCGGAACCTATGTCACGGCCGGCTCCAAAGTGGTGCTGCCGGACGGAACTGTTCGCAAGGCCGCGGAGTTGTCTGGGCAGGCCGGGCTGCAGTTCTGGCAGAACACGGTGACAGGGGCCCTGGAGGTGCGCCAGCGCACCGGCGCCGGGGTCGCGCTGAACACCGACCTGCACGCCAACTGA
- the dapE gene encoding succinyl-diaminopimelate desuccinylase — translation MTTTPIQPPGPAVLELSRTAAQLTADLVDIESVSGDEARIADAVEAAVRRHDRLSVLRLGNVVIVRTELGLAERVVLAGHLDTVPIAGNLPSRLAEGRLHGCGASDMKSGVALQLRVLELVGVGALEPAVDLTWLFYDCEEVAAARNGLNRVAAEHPELLQADLAILLEPTNGTVEGGCQGTMRVQLSTAGRRAHSARSWLGVNAIHLVTPILQRLADYRAREVEVEGLTYREGLNAVLIEGGVASNVIPDSCLVTVNYRFAPDRSEAEAEQHLRSVFEGFELSVLDSAPAARPGLDQPLARRAVAALGGEVAAKLGWTDVARFSALGIPALNFSPGDPNLAHRADESVELAQLERCERLLVGFLGGPPAAATN, via the coding sequence GTGACGACAACTCCGATCCAGCCACCCGGGCCCGCCGTCTTGGAACTGAGCCGGACGGCGGCCCAGCTCACCGCCGACCTGGTCGACATCGAGTCGGTGTCCGGTGACGAGGCCCGGATCGCCGACGCGGTGGAGGCCGCGGTCCGCCGCCATGACCGGCTGTCGGTGCTGCGGCTGGGCAATGTGGTGATCGTGCGGACCGAGCTGGGGCTTGCCGAGCGGGTGGTGCTGGCCGGGCACCTGGACACGGTGCCGATCGCGGGCAACCTGCCCTCGCGGCTGGCCGAGGGCAGGCTGCACGGCTGCGGCGCCTCGGATATGAAGTCCGGCGTGGCGCTGCAGCTGCGGGTGCTCGAACTCGTCGGCGTCGGGGCGCTGGAGCCGGCCGTCGACCTGACCTGGCTGTTCTATGACTGCGAGGAGGTGGCGGCTGCCCGCAACGGCTTGAACCGGGTCGCCGCCGAGCACCCGGAGCTGCTGCAAGCCGACCTGGCCATCCTGCTGGAGCCGACGAACGGGACCGTCGAAGGCGGCTGCCAGGGCACCATGCGCGTCCAGCTGAGCACCGCCGGCCGGCGGGCGCACAGCGCGCGGTCCTGGCTGGGAGTCAACGCCATTCACCTGGTGACGCCGATCCTGCAGCGGCTGGCCGACTACCGCGCCCGGGAGGTCGAGGTCGAGGGGCTGACCTACCGGGAGGGGCTGAACGCGGTGCTCATCGAGGGCGGGGTGGCCAGCAACGTGATCCCGGACAGCTGCCTGGTAACCGTCAACTACCGTTTCGCGCCGGACCGGTCCGAAGCCGAGGCCGAGCAGCACCTGCGTTCGGTGTTCGAGGGCTTCGAGCTGAGCGTGCTGGACTCGGCGCCGGCCGCCCGCCCAGGGCTGGACCAGCCACTGGCGCGGCGGGCGGTGGCCGCGTTGGGCGGCGAGGTGGCCGCCAAGCTCGGCTGGACCGACGTCGCCCGGTTCAGCGCGCTGGGCATTCCGGCGCTGAACTTCAGCCCCGGTGACCCCAACCTCGCGCACCGGGCCGATGAGTCGGTGGAGCTGGCGCAGCTGGAGCGCTGCGAGCGACTGCTGGTGGGCTTTCTGGGCGGTCCGCCTGCCGCGGCCACGAACTAG
- a CDS encoding TIGR00730 family Rossman fold protein — protein MTNGRPEGKLPAERHRGPVVFRRRQVEADAATTDQRLLDSGGPTDWLHTDPWRVLRIQSEFVEGFGLLAELGPAVSVFGSARTDAEHPEYQQARQLGAALSRAGYAVITGGGPGAMEAANRGASEAGGTSVGLGIELPFEQRLNDWVDIGLTFRYFFARKTMFVKYAQAFVILPGGFGTLDELFEALTLVQTRKVTRFPVILFGEQYWSGLLDWIRGTMLPEAKIGAADLELIRVTSDVEEAVSIIVEADAHRSAQELTEDAAHAESRSAGAGDAQ, from the coding sequence ATGACCAATGGACGTCCTGAGGGCAAGCTGCCGGCCGAGCGGCACCGCGGACCGGTGGTGTTCCGACGCCGCCAGGTCGAGGCCGACGCCGCGACCACCGACCAGCGGCTGTTGGACTCCGGCGGACCGACCGACTGGCTGCACACCGACCCGTGGCGGGTGCTGCGCATCCAGTCTGAGTTCGTCGAGGGCTTCGGCCTGCTCGCCGAGCTCGGACCGGCGGTCTCGGTGTTCGGCTCGGCCCGCACCGACGCCGAGCACCCGGAGTACCAGCAGGCCCGGCAGCTGGGCGCGGCGCTGAGCCGGGCCGGCTACGCGGTGATCACCGGCGGCGGCCCGGGCGCCATGGAGGCCGCCAACCGCGGCGCCTCCGAGGCCGGCGGCACCTCGGTGGGCCTGGGCATCGAGCTGCCCTTCGAGCAGCGGCTCAACGACTGGGTCGACATCGGGCTGACCTTCCGGTACTTCTTCGCGCGCAAGACGATGTTCGTCAAGTACGCGCAGGCGTTCGTGATCCTGCCGGGCGGGTTCGGCACCCTGGACGAGCTGTTCGAGGCGCTGACCCTGGTGCAGACCCGCAAGGTGACCCGGTTTCCGGTGATCCTGTTCGGCGAGCAGTACTGGTCCGGGCTGCTGGACTGGATCAGGGGCACGATGCTGCCCGAGGCCAAGATCGGGGCCGCGGACCTGGAGCTGATCCGGGTCACCTCCGACGTCGAGGAGGCGGTGTCGATCATCGTCGAGGCCGACGCGCACCGCTCGGCGCAGGAGCTGACCGAGGACGCCGCGCACGCCGAGTCGCGCTCTGCCGGCGCAGGCGATGCCCAGTAG